The Selenihalanaerobacter shriftii genome contains the following window.
TAGAAATTTACTATAAAAGAATATATAATAATTATAGAGAGGATGTAATATAGAAGGCTCTTTAAATGAGGGAGGTTTTTAAGATGTTGCAATTGATTTTAATTAATAATGGGAAGGATACTGAAATATTAGTTGATAAGTTAAATTCTTTAAATGAAGTAAATGTGTTAAGGATAGTTTCTAAACCAAATGACCTCAAAGATAAATCTATCAATGTAAAAGAGGTAGATATTATCTTTTCTATGATTAAAGTTAAAGAAATTGAGAAGAAATTTAACATTTCTATAGATAATATAGAGGTGGTTGGTCCTAAAGTTATGGAGTTAATAATAAGCTTAATTGATAAAGAGGAAGACTTACTCAAAAAATATAAGTATAGTCAAAAGGAATTAGAGACTATCCTAGACTCTACCCATGATGCCATGATTGCTATTAATCAAGAAAAAAGAATTACTTTAATAAATTCAGCTGCTATTGAATTATTAGGTGAAGGGGTAGAATATATTAATAAATCAATTAAAGAAGTAGTACCTAATACTAAGTTAGATAAAGTTTTAAAGACAGGAGAAAAAGATTTAAATCAACTACAATCAATTGGGGATAAAACTATTATTACTAATAGAGTTCCTGTTAAAGATGAATTAGGAGGAGTTGTAGCTGCAGCTGCCGTTTTTAGAGATATTACTGAAGTTCAGAAGTTGGCAGCAGAGTTAACTAATTTAAAAGAGATTAGAGGAATGTTAGAAGCAATAATAAATTCTACACAAGATGCTATTTCTGTAGTTGACCAGGAAGGAAAAGGTATTTTAATTAATCCTGCTTATACACGGATTACTGGTTTAACTGAGGAAGATATAATTGGAAATCCAGCTACTGTGGATATTGCTGAAGGCCAGAGTATGCATATGCAGGTATTAGAAACTAAAGAACCAGTTTCAGGAATACACATGAAGGTAGGACCTAAAAGCAAGGATGTTATAGTTAATGTATCTCCAATTATGGTAAATGGCACGTTAAAAGGGAGCGTAGGAGTCATTCATGATGTGTCAGAGATTCGTAAATTAAATGAAGAACTATCAGAAGCTAAAAGAATGATTAGGAATTTAAAAGCTAAATATACTTTCGAAGATATTATTGCTAACACACCACAAATGCTTTCAGCAATTAATCAAGCAAAAAAGGTTGCGGCTACACCAGCCACTGTGATTTTAAGGGGAGAAAGTGGTACTGGAAAAGAATTATTTGCTCATGCCATACATAATGCTAGTAAACGAAGAAATGAAGAATTTGTTAGAGTTAATTGTCCAGCTATTGCTGATTCATTATTGGAAAGCGAGTTATTTGGTTATGAAGAAGGAGCATTTACTGGAGCAAAAAAAGGAGGTAAGATAGGATTATTTGAAGAAGCTGATGGAGGTACTATATTCTTAGATGAAATTGGTAAACTTAGTTTTAATTTACAAGCTAAATTATTAAGGGTATTGCAAGAAAAAGAAATAACTCGAGTCGGAGGAACAGAACCTATAGATATTGATGTAAGAGTGATTGTTGCTACAAATTCTAACTTAGAACAAGCAGTTGAGGAAGGAACATTTAGAAAAGATTTATACTATAGATTAAATGTTGTTCCGATTTTCATACCGTCTTTGCGCCAAAGGAAAGAGGATATATCTAAATTAGTAGATAGTTTATTACGAAAGTTTAATCAAGAGTATGGTAGAACGATAAAAGATATTTCATTTAAAGCTCTAGATAAGCTAGTAGAGTATGATTGGCCAGGAAATGTACGAGAATTAGAAAATGTAATTGGTAGAGCAATGATAAATGTTGGTTTAGATAATGATTTGATTAAAGCCGAACATTTACCACAATTGCAAAATAAGAATCAAAAGGATAATCAGTTAGAAGTAGAAAATATTAATAGTAAAGAAGTTGATTTAGAAGATAAAACATTAAAAGAAATAATAAATAAGGCTGAAAAAAAAGCTATAATTAATGCTCTTAAAAAAACTAAGGGTAACAGAACTAAAGCAGCAAAGAAGTTAGATATTTCAGTTAGAAGCTTATATTATAAATTGGATAAGTTTAATTTGAAGTAATATGGAGGAATAATGGTAACTTTTGGGGAAATAATTATATTGTTGAATTTAAAAGGATAGAATAATGTAATAGGTGGTGAAGCAATTTATGGAAAATAAAAGAGTTAATATTTTTACTGGAGATTATGGCAGTGGTAAGACAGAAATATCCATTAATTATGCTTTAAAATTAGCTAAAGAATACGATAAAGTAAAGATTGTTGATTTAGATATTGTTAATCCATATTTTAGGTCTAGGGAAGCTAAAAAACCTTTAACAGAAGCTGGGGTAGAAGTTATAGCACCTGCTGGAAAATTAGGACAAGCTGATTTGCCAGCTCTACCACCTCAGATTTTGGGAGCTATTCAGGATAAGGAAAGCCAAGTGGTCTTTGATGTAGGAGGAGAGGAAGCAGGAACAGTAGCTTTAGGAAGATTCAGACAGTATTTAGATAAATCAGAAGTTGATTTAAATTTTGTAGTTAATCCTCGTCGTCCATTCACTGGAGATAAGGAGGGAGTCGAAGAAGTAATTGGAATGATAGAAAAATCTTCTCGTTTAGAGGTTGACTATTTAGTTAGCAATCCTAATTTAGGCAAAGAAACAGTAGTAGATGATATCGTTACAGGGCATGAAAAAATAGAACAAATTTCAGATACACTAGAAATTCCTATTAAATTGTTAACTATTAATCAGGCTTTGATAGATAAAGTAGATTTAACAGATATTACGGTTCCGATATTTAGTCTGGATTTATTTATGAAAACACCTTGGGAAGAATAATTGAAAAACTATAATTGATTTAAGGAGGAGGTACTAAACATGGCCGAAGTGAATTTTGATAAGGATAAGTGTAAAGGATGTGAATTATGCACTACTGTTTGCCCTAAGGATATAGTAGTCATGGATGATGAAATTAATGTTAAGGGATTCCATCCAGCTACAGTAAGTGATGAGGATGAATGTATAGCTTGTGGTTTTTGTGCTAATATTTGTCCTGATGTAGTTATTGAAGTAAATAAAGAGTAGTCAGTGGCAGGGATTAGTGTCAGTGGTCTGTATTAGTTATTATAGGCTTATTTACTCACACTCACACTGAAAAAGCACATTACTTGCTCAGCTTAAAAAACAAAGCTGATCATAAGCTTATGTTAACTATTACTTTTTAACTTGATAACTTCTTATTAAGCTTTACTGATAATTGTTAACTAATTAAGGAGGGTTTTAGAATGGGAAAAAAAGTATTAATGAAAGGGAATGAAGCCATTGCAGAAGCAGCCATTCAAGCTGGATGTAAGTATTTCTTTGGATATCCAATTACACCCCAGAATGAATTACCTGCGTATATGGCTAGAAAGTTACCAAAAGAAGATGGCGTATTCTTACAAGCAGAGAGTGAAGTGGCAGCCAGTAATATGATTTATGGTGCTGCCGGAGCTGGAGCTAGAGTTATGACTTCATCTTCTAGTCCAGGTATTAGTTTAAAGGCTGAAGGAATTTCATATATTGCTGGGGCTGAATTGCCAACGGTAATTGTAAATATAGTACGGGGAGGCCCAGGTT
Protein-coding sequences here:
- a CDS encoding 4Fe-4S binding protein, whose translation is MAEVNFDKDKCKGCELCTTVCPKDIVVMDDEINVKGFHPATVSDEDECIACGFCANICPDVVIEVNKE
- a CDS encoding sigma-54 interaction domain-containing protein — its product is MLQLILINNGKDTEILVDKLNSLNEVNVLRIVSKPNDLKDKSINVKEVDIIFSMIKVKEIEKKFNISIDNIEVVGPKVMELIISLIDKEEDLLKKYKYSQKELETILDSTHDAMIAINQEKRITLINSAAIELLGEGVEYINKSIKEVVPNTKLDKVLKTGEKDLNQLQSIGDKTIITNRVPVKDELGGVVAAAAVFRDITEVQKLAAELTNLKEIRGMLEAIINSTQDAISVVDQEGKGILINPAYTRITGLTEEDIIGNPATVDIAEGQSMHMQVLETKEPVSGIHMKVGPKSKDVIVNVSPIMVNGTLKGSVGVIHDVSEIRKLNEELSEAKRMIRNLKAKYTFEDIIANTPQMLSAINQAKKVAATPATVILRGESGTGKELFAHAIHNASKRRNEEFVRVNCPAIADSLLESELFGYEEGAFTGAKKGGKIGLFEEADGGTIFLDEIGKLSFNLQAKLLRVLQEKEITRVGGTEPIDIDVRVIVATNSNLEQAVEEGTFRKDLYYRLNVVPIFIPSLRQRKEDISKLVDSLLRKFNQEYGRTIKDISFKALDKLVEYDWPGNVRELENVIGRAMINVGLDNDLIKAEHLPQLQNKNQKDNQLEVENINSKEVDLEDKTLKEIINKAEKKAIINALKKTKGNRTKAAKKLDISVRSLYYKLDKFNLK